A single genomic interval of Portunus trituberculatus isolate SZX2019 chromosome 41, ASM1759143v1, whole genome shotgun sequence harbors:
- the LOC123516427 gene encoding uncharacterized protein DDB_G0271670 yields the protein SSSSSSSSSSSSSSSSSSSSSSSSSSSSSSSSSSSSSSSSSSSSSSSSSSSSSSSSSSSSSSSSSSSSSSSSSSSSSSSSSSSSSSSSSSSSSSSSSSSSSSSSSSSSSSSSSSSSSSSSSSSSSSSSSSSSSSSSSSSSSSSSSSSSSSSSSSSSSSSSSSSSSSSSSSSSSSSSSSSSSSSSSSSSSSSSSSSSSSSSSSSSSSSSSSSSSSSSSSSS from the coding sequence tcttcttcttcttcttcttcttcttcttcttcttcttcttcttcttcttcttcttcttcttcttcttcttcttcttcttcttcttcttcttcttcttcttcttcttcttcttcttcttcttcttcttcttcttcttcttcttcttcttcttcttcttcttcttcttcttcttcttcttcttcttcttcttcttcttcttcttcttcttcttcttcttcttcttcttcttcttcttcttcttcttcttcttcttcttcttcttcttcttcttcttcttcttcttcttcttcttcttcttcttcttcttcttcttcttcttcttcttcttcttcttcttcttcttcttcttcttcttcttcttcttcttcttcttcttcttcttcttcttcttcttcttcttcttcttcttcttcttcttcttcttcttcttcttcttcttcttcttcttcttcttcttcttcttcttcttcttcttcttcttcttcttcttcttcttcttcttcttcttcttcttcttcttcttcttcttcttcttcttcttcttcttcttcttcttcttcttcttcttcttcttcttcttcttcttcttcttcttcttcttcttcttcttcttcttcttcttcttcttcttcttcttcttcttcttcttcttcttcttct